GCGGCAGCGCTCTTCGTGCTCCGGCTTGCTGACCACCAGCCGCGCGAGGATTTCGCCGTTCAGGCAGCGCATCGCCGCGGCGGTGAGCACCCCCTCCGGGGCTCCCCCGGTTCCCATCACCGCGTGCACGCCGCTGCCCGCGACCGCAGCGGCAATCCCGGCCGACAGGTCGCCATCGGTGATGAGGCGAATGCGCGCCCCGGTCGCCCGGATGTCTTCAATCAGCTTTTCGTGCCGGGGGCGATCGAGCACGATCACCACCAGGTCGTCCACGTCGCGGGAGAGCGCCTTCGCGATCGCGTTCAGGTTGTCCTTCACGGGCGCGTCGAGGCTGACCACGTCCTTCGAGCTGGGCCCGACGACGAGCTTTTCCATGTACAGGTCGGGCGCATGCAGCAGCCCGCCCTCGTTGGATGCCGCGAGCACGGCGATCGCGTTCGGCGCGCCGGTCGCGCACAGGTTGGTGCCCTCGAGCGGGTCGACGGCGATGTCCACCTTCTTGAGGGTGCCGGTGCCCGCGCAGTTCTTCCCGTTCGCGGCACCGACCTTCTCGCCGATGTACAACATCGGCGCCTCGTCACGCTCACCCTCGCCGATGACGATCGTGCCGTCGATCGGCACCGTATCCAGCGCCGCGCGCATCGCTTCGACCGCCACCTGATCCGACTTGTGTCGATCCCCCTGGCCCATCGTATGGGCGCAGGCGATCGCCGCCTGTTCGACGACGTGCAGGAATCCGAGTGACAGATCCTTCATGGCGCCCTCCGTCAGCTTTTGACTGCCGACCGGTACGGCGGCAGCTCGCAACGCGTCGGGCGGTCGACGCGGTACCCCAGCACGTAATCGGCTTGCATCAGCTTGTGAATCTCGCGCGTGCCTTCATAGATGACGGCCCCCTTGCAGTTGCGGTAGAACCGCCCCACCGGGTACTCGTCCGAATAGCCGTTCGCGCCGTGGACCTGCACGGCGTCTCCCGCGGCGCGCTCCGAGGCGACGGTCGCGAACCACTTGGCGAGGCCGGTCTCGCGGGTGTTGCGGCGCCCCTGGTTCTTGAGGTACCCGGCCCGGAGCCAAAGCAGCCGCGCCGCCTGGTAGTCGGACTCCATCTGGGCGATCATTTCCTTCACCAGCTGGTGCTGCGCGATCTCGACGCCGAAGGTCTTCCGCTCCCTCGCGTACTTCGCGCTTGCATCGCGGCACGCCCGGATCAGCCCGGTGGCGCCGGCCGCGACGGTATAGCGCCCCTGGTCGAGCGCGAACATCGCGATCTTGAAGCCTTCGCCTTCGCGCCCCACGAGGTTTTCCCTGGGCACCTCGACCTCCTCCATCTTGAAGAAGCCGGTGTTGCCCGCGAGGATGCCCCACTTCTCCTTGAGCGTGCCGCTCGAGAACCCCTTGAACGCGCGCTCCACGAGGAACGCGCTGATGCCGGACGGATCGCGCTGTTTCTTCTTTTCGAGGTCTGACCAGGCGAACACCAGGAAGTTGTCCGCGACGTCGGCGAGCGAGATCCACATCTTCTCGCCGGTCAGCAGGTAGCGATCGCCCTTCCGAATCGCGACGGTCTGGATGCCGCGCGCGTCGCTCCCGGCCGAGGGCTCGGTGAGGCCGTAGGTGGCGATCTTCTGCCCGTGCGCCTGCGGCACGAGGTACCGCTGCTTCTGGTCTTCGGTGCCCCACGCGAGCAACGTCAGGGAGTTCAGCCCGGCGTGCACCGACATGATCACCCGCAGGGACGTGTCCACGTACTCGAGTTCCTCGCAGATCACGCCCAGGCTGACGTAGTCCATTCCCGCGCCGCCGTACTCGGCCGGCACGGGCGCGCCCAGCAGCCCCAGCTCCGCCATCTGCGGGAGCACGTTCGGGTCGAACCGGTGCTGGCGATCGAGTTCCTTGATGTGCGGCGCGACTTCCCGTGCCCCCCACTCGCGCACCGTCTGCTCGAGCAGGCGCTGTTCCTCGGTCAGGTCAAAATCCATCATGAATGCAGCCTTCCTCCCACGGACAATCGTTGATTCTAACCGCAGAACGCGCGGAATACGCAGAGGGCGCTTTGGGCCGGAGGTTCGGCGGATTCGGCGGGCTCCGCGGTGGATCGTCAGCTCTTGCGGATGGTGACGGCCGCGCCGCGCGCGACGACCAGGCGCTCGGCGGCGCTCGCGGCGTTGGCCGCCAGCTCGAGATGGTCGGTGCTGCCGAACAGCGCGCACACTTCGTCGGCCCCGATATCCGCGTAGGTGGCCACCAGCCGGCCGATGCGCTGCGAGCCGCGATCGGTCCGCACCTCGATCTGCACCGGCCCGCCGTTGACGAACTTCTCGAACGTGCGGCGGTCGATGTTCGTCACGGCGTTCCCGAAGCGATCCACGAGCAGCACCGCCCCGTGCAGCGCGTCGCCGGCCGTCTCCGGCCGCGCGATGTCCAGCTTCTGGTACTCGCCCACGGGCCGCCCGAGCGCCGCCAGTTGAATGCCCTTCGCCAGCCACGCGGCCGCGGGCGCAAACCGGTCCCGCCCTTCAAACGTGCGGCTGACCGTGGGGCGCGCATAGCGCCGCTCGGTCAGCTCCACCACCTTCTTCGGAGGGGCCTCCTGCAACACCGCCGTGAGGACGCCGTTGTCCGGCGCCACGAACCGGTAGTCGCCGGTGTCGGCGGCGAGCCCCCGCCGGGGCGAGCCCACCCCGGGATCGATGACGGTGAGGAAAACGGTGCCGGCGGGAAAGTACTTGTAGGACGCGGCGAGTTCCAGCGCCGCGGTCAGGACGTCATGCGGCGGAATGTCGTGCGAGATATCCACCACCGCCGCATCCGGGCAGATGCCCAGGATCACGCCCTTCATCGTGCCGGTGTAGTGATCGCGCAAACCGAAGTCGCTGAGCAGGGCGATCACGGGACGCGACATATCGATGCTATCTCTTCCGGAACACGATCTCCCGCGTATGTGTGAGCAGCAGGAACGAGTCTGACACGAGCAGCCCGTCGAACAGCCGAATGATATCGCGGTTCGGAAGGACCTGGCGTGGCACCGGGGTCGCCGGCCGCGTGCGATGCCGGAAATGCGTCTCGTCGGCGATGACGAACTTGGTGTACTGGCGCTGCTCCCCCTGGGCGTTCGCGAACAGCCCGAAGAGCGATCCGCCCGGGCGCATGACGCGCACGAGCTCGCGGGCGAACGCCTGCGCCGTCGCCCTGTCGAGAAAATCGAAGATGTCCCAGCAGAGCACGGCATCGACGCTGCCGTCCGCCTGCCGCAGCCGCGGCGGCAGGATCGCCGCCAGCTTCTCGCGGGTTCCCGCGCGCGCCTGGCGCTCGATCTCCGAAAACAGGTCCTCGACGTAAATCTTGCAGGCCGAACGGGCGGCGAAGAAGTCCACGTTCGATCCGACGATCGGCCCGGCGTCGACGATGGTCAGGTGCTCGCGCCCGCCGAGCGACGCAAGGAACTTCGGAAACGCCCGCGACGCCACGAGCGTTTCCGTCTCCGCAATCTGTTCGAGCGCGTCGTCGTCCGACGCGTCAGGACGCCGCGGGTTGCGGCGCAGCATGTCGGTGAGCACGGCAGAACCCCGAAAGGTGGCAGAAATCGGGCACTCCGATCGGGACGGCCGACCGTCCCGATCGGAAGAACCTTAGTGCTGGGTGACGGCCGCGGCCGGCGTCGGGCTGGCAACCGCGGGAACGTTGGCGGCCTTGGCTTCGTCTTTCCGCGGCTCGACCGGCTTGCCGGAGCGCTGCATGTCGATGCTGCCGCGGAAGTACGCCCCGTCCGCGATCGCCACACGCGGCGCGACGATGTCTCCCTCGACGGACCCGTGCTCGCGGATGTCGATCTTCTCGCTCGCGCTGACGTTGCCGTTCACCTTGCCGAGCACGACCACCGACTTGGCGAACACCTGTGCCTTGATGCGGGCATTGGGCCCGATGGTCAGCACGTTATCGCGCAGCTCGATCTTGCCATCCACCTGCCCTTCGATGGTCAGATCTTCGCTGCCGCTCAGTTCACCCTTGATGACGACCGATTTGCCGATGTTCACCGTCTCCCTCCCCGTCTGTCCGACTGGTTCGCTGACGTGCCGCGTCGGCGCCGCGCTCGTCGTTGGCGCCGGCGGCGGCTCGCCGGCCGGGCCCTGGCTGCCCGCGAAGGGGCGAGCCGGTTCGTCCTTCTTCCACATAGTTCCGATCTCCTGAATGTGAATCGCCGCAGGGTACCCGGCGCTTTCGGGGAGCAGTCCCGCGATCCTTGCACACTCCTGCTCCGCTGTCTAGTCCTTTTGTTGCTGAGACTTACAGCTAGTGTTACCATGAAGGGTCGGCCATGCCCTATTTCGACCATAACGCCACGACGCCGGTGCACCCCGAGGTCGCCGAGACCATGTCGCGGGTGCTGCGCGACGAGTTCGGCAACCCGTCGAGCGTGCACCGCTACGGGCAGCGGGCGAAAGCCATCCTGGACGACGCGCGGAGCGCGGTGGCGGCGCTCATCGGAGGGGATCCGTCGGAGATCGTGTTCACGAGCGGCGGAACCGAAGCCGACAACTTCGCGCTGCGCGGCGTCGCCGAAAGCCTCGAGCCGACCGGCCGCCGCCACCTCATCGCGAGCGCCATCGAGCACGAGGCCGTTTTGAACACGCTGAAGGCGCTCGCCAGGCGCGGCTGGAAGACGACGCTGCTCCCGGTCGACGCGCGCGGAATCGTCTCGCCCGAGGCGCTGCGCGCGGCCTTGATGGCGACGCCCGACCCCGTCGCGCTCGTGGCCGTGATGCACGCGAACAACGAGGTCGGGACCGTTCAGCCGATCGCGGAGCTGGCCGGGCTGGCCCACGAGCGCGGCGCGTTGTTCCACACCGACGCGGTCCAGTCGGCCGGCAAGGTGCCGGTGAACGTCGCGGACCTGGGCGTCGATCTCCTCGCGGTCTCAGCCCACAAGTTCAACGGGCCGAAAGGCGCTGGCGCGCTGTGGATCCGGCGCGGCACGCGCATGACGGCGCACCTCACGGGCGGCCGCCACGAGCGCAACCGGCGCGCCGGCACGGAGAATGTCGCCGGCATCGCCGGCCTGGGTGCCGCGGCCCTTCTCGCGCGAGAGAAAATGGCGGCCGGCGCGCGCGAGCTTGCCGCGTTGCGCGACCGCCTGGAGGCCGGCGTCCTCGGCCGCGTCCCCGGGACGGCGGTCAACGGCGATATCGCCTCGCGCGTCCCGAACACGACGAACATCAGCTTCGACGGCATCGAGGCGGAATCGCTGCTCATCGCGCTGGACCTCGAAGGATTCGCGGTGTCGACCGGGTCGGCCTGTTCCTCGGGCGCGCTCGAGCCGTCGCACGTCCTGCGCGCGATGGGACTGCCGGCGCACCGCACGCAGAACTCGATTCGTTTCAGCCTCGGGCTCGGGAACACCGAGGCGGAGGTCGATCAGCTGCTGGCGGCGCTGCCGCCGATTGCCGAAAAGCTCCGCTCGTTGACGCGTGGCGCGTCGCGCGCGGCGCGCGGCACATAGCACCATGAGAATCGTCGTCGCGATGTCCGGCGGCGTGGACTCGTCGGTGGCCGCGGCGCTTCTCACGGAAGCGGGCCACGAGGCTATCGGCCTGTCCATGCAGCTGTACGACCAGCGCGCGGAGGGAGGGGCCGGCTTCGGCACGTGCTGCACGCTTGACGATCTCTCCGACGCGCGCCGCGTCGCGCGCGCCATCGGCATTCCCCACTACATCGTGAACTTCGAGCGCGAGTTCAACGACGAGGTCATCTCCAACTTCGTGCGCGAGTACGTCGCCGGGCGCACGCCGATCCCGTGCGTGCGCTGCAACAGCGGCCTGAAGTTCTCGACGCTGCTCGAGCGCGCCGAAGGGTTCGGCGCGGATCGCGTGGCCACCGGGCACTACGCGCGCGTCGATCGCCGGCCGGACGGGCGCGTGCGGCTGCTCCGCGGGCGGGATCGCGGCAAGGACCAGTCCTACTTCCTCTTCTCGCTCACGCAGGCGCAGCTTGCGCGGGCCGACTTCCCGGTCGGGGCGCTGCGGAAGGATGACGTGCGCGAGCACGCACGCCGCCTGGGGCTCCTGGTTTCGGAGAAGAAGGACAGCTACGAGATCTGCTTCGTGCCGGACAACGACTACGCGGGTTTCGTGGAGCGCCACGCGGCGGGCACGCTCGGCCCCGGGCTGATCGCCGATCGCGACGGCCACGTGCTGGGACGTCATGGCGGCACGCACCGCTTCACGATCGGACAGCGGAAGGGGCTCGGCATCTCCGCCGCCATCCCGCTCTACGTCGTGGACATCCAGCCGGCGAACCGCACGGTGGTCGTCGGGCCCCGCAGCGCGCTCGAGCGTGCGGCGTTCACCGCCTCAACGGTCAACTGGATCGAGGGGGCGCCGCCCGCGGCGCCCATCCGCGCCGACGTGCAGATTCGTTACCGCCACCGCGAGGCGCCGGCCACGATCACCCCGCTCGACGGGGCGCGCGCGCGCGTCGAGTTCGACGACCCGCAGCCCGCCATCACGCCGGGACAGGCGACGGTCTTCTATGACGGCGACGAAGTCGTCGGTGGAGG
The Acidobacteriota bacterium genome window above contains:
- a CDS encoding class I SAM-dependent methyltransferase, with the translated sequence MLTDMLRRNPRRPDASDDDALEQIAETETLVASRAFPKFLASLGGREHLTIVDAGPIVGSNVDFFAARSACKIYVEDLFSEIERQARAGTREKLAAILPPRLRQADGSVDAVLCWDIFDFLDRATAQAFARELVRVMRPGGSLFGLFANAQGEQRQYTKFVIADETHFRHRTRPATPVPRQVLPNRDIIRLFDGLLVSDSFLLLTHTREIVFRKR
- the mnmA gene encoding tRNA 2-thiouridine(34) synthase MnmA, encoding MRIVVAMSGGVDSSVAAALLTEAGHEAIGLSMQLYDQRAEGGAGFGTCCTLDDLSDARRVARAIGIPHYIVNFEREFNDEVISNFVREYVAGRTPIPCVRCNSGLKFSTLLERAEGFGADRVATGHYARVDRRPDGRVRLLRGRDRGKDQSYFLFSLTQAQLARADFPVGALRKDDVREHARRLGLLVSEKKDSYEICFVPDNDYAGFVERHAAGTLGPGLIADRDGHVLGRHGGTHRFTIGQRKGLGISAAIPLYVVDIQPANRTVVVGPRSALERAAFTASTVNWIEGAPPAAPIRADVQIRYRHREAPATITPLDGARARVEFDDPQPAITPGQATVFYDGDEVVGGGWID
- a CDS encoding polymer-forming cytoskeletal protein, which produces MWKKDEPARPFAGSQGPAGEPPPAPTTSAAPTRHVSEPVGQTGRETVNIGKSVVIKGELSGSEDLTIEGQVDGKIELRDNVLTIGPNARIKAQVFAKSVVVLGKVNGNVSASEKIDIREHGSVEGDIVAPRVAIADGAYFRGSIDMQRSGKPVEPRKDEAKAANVPAVASPTPAAAVTQH
- a CDS encoding SAM-dependent chlorinase/fluorinase, which produces MSRPVIALLSDFGLRDHYTGTMKGVILGICPDAAVVDISHDIPPHDVLTAALELAASYKYFPAGTVFLTVIDPGVGSPRRGLAADTGDYRFVAPDNGVLTAVLQEAPPKKVVELTERRYARPTVSRTFEGRDRFAPAAAWLAKGIQLAALGRPVGEYQKLDIARPETAGDALHGAVLLVDRFGNAVTNIDRRTFEKFVNGGPVQIEVRTDRGSQRIGRLVATYADIGADEVCALFGSTDHLELAANAASAAERLVVARGAAVTIRKS
- the glpX gene encoding class II fructose-bisphosphatase, producing the protein MKDLSLGFLHVVEQAAIACAHTMGQGDRHKSDQVAVEAMRAALDTVPIDGTIVIGEGERDEAPMLYIGEKVGAANGKNCAGTGTLKKVDIAVDPLEGTNLCATGAPNAIAVLAASNEGGLLHAPDLYMEKLVVGPSSKDVVSLDAPVKDNLNAIAKALSRDVDDLVVIVLDRPRHEKLIEDIRATGARIRLITDGDLSAGIAAAVAGSGVHAVMGTGGAPEGVLTAAAMRCLNGEILARLVVSKPEHEERCRAMGIKDLRRVYRSRDLASGESIIFAATGVTDGTLMKGVRFFGDGTRTSSVIMQSNPQHIRFIDTIHVTDHDVKVRF
- a CDS encoding acyl-CoA dehydrogenase family protein, which produces MMDFDLTEEQRLLEQTVREWGAREVAPHIKELDRQHRFDPNVLPQMAELGLLGAPVPAEYGGAGMDYVSLGVICEELEYVDTSLRVIMSVHAGLNSLTLLAWGTEDQKQRYLVPQAHGQKIATYGLTEPSAGSDARGIQTVAIRKGDRYLLTGEKMWISLADVADNFLVFAWSDLEKKKQRDPSGISAFLVERAFKGFSSGTLKEKWGILAGNTGFFKMEEVEVPRENLVGREGEGFKIAMFALDQGRYTVAAGATGLIRACRDASAKYARERKTFGVEIAQHQLVKEMIAQMESDYQAARLLWLRAGYLKNQGRRNTRETGLAKWFATVASERAAGDAVQVHGANGYSDEYPVGRFYRNCKGAVIYEGTREIHKLMQADYVLGYRVDRPTRCELPPYRSAVKS
- a CDS encoding cysteine desulfurase — translated: MPYFDHNATTPVHPEVAETMSRVLRDEFGNPSSVHRYGQRAKAILDDARSAVAALIGGDPSEIVFTSGGTEADNFALRGVAESLEPTGRRHLIASAIEHEAVLNTLKALARRGWKTTLLPVDARGIVSPEALRAALMATPDPVALVAVMHANNEVGTVQPIAELAGLAHERGALFHTDAVQSAGKVPVNVADLGVDLLAVSAHKFNGPKGAGALWIRRGTRMTAHLTGGRHERNRRAGTENVAGIAGLGAAALLAREKMAAGARELAALRDRLEAGVLGRVPGTAVNGDIASRVPNTTNISFDGIEAESLLIALDLEGFAVSTGSACSSGALEPSHVLRAMGLPAHRTQNSIRFSLGLGNTEAEVDQLLAALPPIAEKLRSLTRGASRAARGT